The following nucleotide sequence is from Bradyrhizobium roseum.
CTATATCGGCCGGCTCGGCACCGAACCGCTGGCCGGCATCGCGCTGGTGTTTCCGTTCGTCATGCTCACGCAGATGATGTCGGCGGGGGCGATGGGCGGCGGCGTCTCTTCCGCGATCAGCCGCGCGATCGGCGCCGGCGAACGCGATCGCGCGGCGACGCTGGCGCTGCATGCCGCAATGATCGGCGCCTGCGCCGGAATCTTCTTCACCGCTGTCATGCTCATGTTCGGCCGAACTTTCTATACGCTGCTGGGCGGCAGTGGCGGCGTGCTCGAACAGGCCATGCAGTATTCGCACGTGCTGTTCTCGGGCGCGATTTCGATCTGGCTGGTCAACACGCTGGCTTCCGTGGTGCGCGGCACCGGCGACATGCGCATTCCATCGGTGACCTTGATCGGCACCGCGCTGGTGCAGATCACTGTCGGGGGCGCACTCGGCCTCGGGCTGTTCGGTCTGCCGAAACTGGGCATGGGCGGCGTGGCCGCGGGCCAGCTCACCGCGTTCACGCTAGGTGCGCTGTTTCTGGCCTGGTATCTCCTGAGCGGCCGCAGCCGTCTGACTCTGAAGCTCAAGGGTTTTACGTTCCAGCGCGCCATGTTCTTCGACATCCTCAAGGTCGGCGCGGTGTCGTGCCTGTCGCCGCTGCAGACGGTGCTAACGGTCTTGATTTTCACAAAAATCCTCGCAGGCTACGGCACCGAGATTCTCGCCGGCTACGGCATGGGCTCGCGGCTGGAATTCCTGCTCACGCCGATCTCCTTCGCTTTCGGCGTCGCCTCGGTGCCGATGGTCGGCATGGCGATCGGGGCGGGTCTCGTCACGCGCGCGCGACAGGTGGCCTGGACCGCGGGGCTCGCCGCCGGCATCACGGTCGGCGCCATCGGGCTGATCGTCGCGGCGAAGCCTGCGCTTTGGGTGTCGCTGTTCACCAGCGACCCCGGCGTCACGGCCGCGGCGCACTCGTATTTCACCTGGGCCGGACCAGCGTTCGCATTTTTCGGCATCGGCGCCTGCCTCTATTTCTCCTCGCAGGGCGCCGCAAAGGTCGGCGGTCCGGTCATGGCCGGAACCGCAAGGCTGCTGATCGTCGGTGGCGGCGGCTGGCTGCTGGCATCGGCGGGAGCTCCAGCGTGGCAGATGTTCGCGCTGGTCGGCGTCGCCATGGTCGTCTATGGCCTCGGCACGGCGCTGTCGGTCCGACTCACCCGCTGGGGCAAATAAACGGCCAGGTTGTGCAACGAACTTAATGTGAAGTTGCGCAAATCTGATTTGTTGCTATGCAAGCCTGCTTTTCGGGGAATGATTCATGGCTGGCAAAACATCTTTCACCATTGCGACGGCTTTCATCATCGC
It contains:
- a CDS encoding MATE family efflux transporter, giving the protein MTIDAPLDARPAVPSAPANSLLNAPILPTLLKLALPNAIAMVGTTLVAVFETSYIGRLGTEPLAGIALVFPFVMLTQMMSAGAMGGGVSSAISRAIGAGERDRAATLALHAAMIGACAGIFFTAVMLMFGRTFYTLLGGSGGVLEQAMQYSHVLFSGAISIWLVNTLASVVRGTGDMRIPSVTLIGTALVQITVGGALGLGLFGLPKLGMGGVAAGQLTAFTLGALFLAWYLLSGRSRLTLKLKGFTFQRAMFFDILKVGAVSCLSPLQTVLTVLIFTKILAGYGTEILAGYGMGSRLEFLLTPISFAFGVASVPMVGMAIGAGLVTRARQVAWTAGLAAGITVGAIGLIVAAKPALWVSLFTSDPGVTAAAHSYFTWAGPAFAFFGIGACLYFSSQGAAKVGGPVMAGTARLLIVGGGGWLLASAGAPAWQMFALVGVAMVVYGLGTALSVRLTRWGK